One part of the Anopheles merus strain MAF chromosome 3L, AmerM5.1, whole genome shotgun sequence genome encodes these proteins:
- the LOC121599518 gene encoding group XIIA secretory phospholipase A2 produces MQIPYMKVAIYSLTFLTYAYTGYGSNMIANLRDAIIAAEAVFGDVMKNVLHVAKKFKVVHEVFDAAVEENCVYKCPGDTTPTRNKFYVPQSDGCGSLGMKISTEYLPAVEMEQCCNAHDICYDTCNSDKELCDLDFKRCLYRYCDDYEKNVVGDIVVKGCKAAAKMLFTGTLTLGCKSYLDSQQRCCYCPPEKTEGSPPPPPRQEQGKYADSKGSKDYGKDSRDKGKDKNKYGWKEL; encoded by the exons ATGCAAATCCCCTACATGAAGGTGGCGATCTATTCGCTGACCTTCCTGACGTACGCGTACACCGGCTACGGTTCGAACATGATAGCGAACCTGCGGGATGCCATCATCGCGGCGGAAGCCGTCTTCGGGGACGTGATGAAGAATGTGCTCCATGTGGCGAAAAAGTTCAAAGTCGTGCACGAAGTGTTTGATGCGGCGGTGGAGGAAAACTGTGTGTACAAATGTCCCGGCG aCACTACACCCACGCGCAATAAATTCTACGTCCCTCAGTCGGACGGGTGCGGCTCGCTGGGGATGAAAATTAGCACGGAATATCTGCCGGCCGTCGAGATGGAGCAGTGCTGCAATGCGCACGATATCTGCTACGACACGTGCAACAGCGATAAGGAGCTGTGCGATTTGGATTTTAAACGCTGCCTCTATCGGTATTGCGACGACTACGAGAAGAACGTGGTGGGCGATATCGTAGTGAAGG GTTGTAAAGCGGCCGCCAAGATGCTGTTTACCGGCACGCTAACGCTCGGCTGCAAATCGTACCTAGACTCGCAGCAACGGTGCTGTTACTGTCCGCCAGAGAAAACGGAAggatcaccaccaccaccgcccagACAGGAGCAGGGAAAGTATGCCGACTCGAAAGGGTCGAAGGATTACGGCAAGGACTCCCGGGACAAGGGAAAGGACAAGAACAAGTACGGCTGGAAGGAGCTGTAG
- the LOC121599177 gene encoding uncharacterized protein LOC121599177, producing the protein MYGAGLKGASGSVRNPKVRYAGTAAASASTSAHCPPAGEACGGEEEHQHRARERKSNGGALPPNVEGRARGTLTIGFGNFLESPRAAPAAPGSSATTVGIRWNSTKVYVAVDLQLVWWGQKASNPVGTLHWAQGRKDCASVQYEVRTSGELFRRYLKSCEPIRLRLYSRRTETLIGTAKVEVPGKIINFTDCGQPIKAQASGEILSVRGFRLGELCLEFALKLDPKEQVQTANPSKALAPTASQKGKENRKMLCVEPPPFLKSFPLAAAAPANAPLTVQGKPAPLHETKQRPLTGTAYYLTAAKKKFTTLDHDSKRKVLDYLTGKPFDEDDHSRPSSERSTLSEICSISPAESMLEALARYDAAPDRNKHNLLQAVDCVRVLVEGLRLTRAGQKELQHRTKHQWHAPTAPTGFIVKLKFSRNPATTLLKFISSPVAFDEVEVSFDSQPKTTRLVLPGAGGDEGATFEFGLHLNVGSTIAKARLFHLGSATVTLRELLDGRLGCHKRCPVRLAADDILLGTLTIRMQLGRRGLHFGSELIDAVTGNEDNVTLESDSSDSSEDSWDGPEAEPLPSRRPLHCSHAHNRPRSCGHQAARGTHHLRSHGLFPSASWTCTGHTGCPSEQQRQSSNASEDQQSHSAAGKQQQQPNEASKNDRNGAPDRQQAGPNAMETETSAPAERVKLLHGLLHLGQLRSVPAGDYFLVSHPFWTEDTTTLTSELCPEGGNFNYLRTFPVLADGAFIERVRNQHMVVELWQKPRGEPEKLLGLTRLPLHQFYIAFRDAQLSEHLSHAKLPVISIDGWSGIGSPLAGEPCGDIQAILAIGTEEQIEHFKAMRNLQHVSADVPRSLAHAPRVTVPTATTASSPTRRIYPRPEHKSIQTMSSGTKQPQTSEVANMLSAFIENLAQRLPISSERSTAPSYDHSNAAADQPMDGTHVGSPHSNANRPQLRKTADLLDNLQKALSQRPSAAALEGLGGLGGMASLLGAASGGAPRADQTPPAAGAGTASGQPHDATTVPVTKQEDDHPPTAMSSADQPTDSTESSSSCSESKASPSGETSAAPPIDECKVFRVAIEIEQAVNLPKLTISKKYAKRHKNRNVPVDTLELEPSAYATFEGYNLKPGMPNTVKSHEGIVYTTHVLERNCAPGWQKRFEVQLPVDLMMNDEKRFILKVWRKAALSDAPKCRLLPAPMEDAVIGFCAIDLSVLLSGMPYILGWYNIMDFSGRCNGQIKVNVQPLENVQVYKTLDEQMNFQIPLSIDVDCSAVGLDAAASNTSLSRALKRKFTELEEITERLKARLFDVTGDDEADDDGDADGDPDDEFERDLNTEAAEEEEEDDELWADQFGDMSNQKRNSQYPNGALTLTTNTSSYSMCATDRSVSERPERSLTGCSNRQLQLEELLQTHDIDTLINPAIMKNLLNPSNSDETPPLAVDDGGATDADMSDGNASSRSSLLPNDEAKLQQEANGAPPPTGDVKVRQIASALQRTTISDANCGGMNKCREAPEGEPMKKDVNN; encoded by the exons ATGTACGGTGCTGGCTTGAAAGGGGCGTCCGGAAGCGTGCGCAATCCAAAGGTAAGGTACGCAGGAACGGCGGCGGCATCTGCATCCACCTCCGCGCACTGTCCCCCGGCCGGAGAAGCGTGCGGCGGCGAGGAGGAGCATCAGCATCGGGCTCGGGAGCGAAAATCCAACGGAGGCGCTCTGCCACCCAATGTGGAGGGTCGTGCTCGCGGTACGCTGACGATCGGGTTTGGCAACTTCCTAGAATCTCCCCGTGCGGCGCCGGCAGCACCGGGCAGTTCCGCCACCACCGTTGGCATCCGGTGGAACAGTACGAAGGTGTACGTAGCGGTCGATTTGCAGCTGGTGTGGTGGGGCCAGAAAGCATCCAATCCGGTCGGAACGCTTCACTGGGCGCAGGGAAGGAAGGATTGTGCCAGCGTCCAGTACGAGGTGCGCACCAGCGGCGAGCTTTTCCGTCGCTACCTGAAAAGCTGTGAACCGATTAGACTGCGGCTGTATTCGAGACGCACCGAAACCCTCATCGGCACGGCAAAGGTAGAGGTGCCGGGGAAAATCATCAATTTCACCGACTGCGGGCAACCCATTAAGGCACAAGCTTCCGGAGAGATACTGAGCGTGCGGGGCTTTCGGCTCGGCGAGCTGTGCTTAGAATTTGCGCTCAAGCTCGACCCCAAGGAGCAAGTGCAAACCGCAAACCCATCCAAAGCGCTAGCTCCCACTGCATCacagaaaggaaaagaaaatcggAAAATGTTGTGCGTTGAGCCACCACCGTTTCTGAAAAGCTTCCCattggcggcggcggcaccagCAAACGCCCCCCTAACCGTACAAGGCAAGCCGGCGCCGCtgcacgaaacaaaacaacgcccACTGACCGGAACAGCGTACTATCTGACTgcagcgaagaaaaagttcaccACACTCGATCACGACTCGAAGCGCAAAGTGTTGGACTACCTTACCGGCAAACCGTTCGACGAGGATGACCACTCCCGGCCGTCCTCCGAGCGGTCAACGCTGAGCGAAATCTGTTCCATCTCGCCGGCGGAAAGTATGCTGGAAGCGTTGGCCCGGTACGATGCGGCGCCGGATCGGAACAAGCACAACCTCCTGCAGGCCGTCGATTGCGTACGGGTGCTGGTCGAAGGGCTGCGGCTAACCCGGGCGGGGCAGAAAGAGCTGCAGCACCGAACGAAGCACCAGTGGCATGCCCCGACCGCCCCGACCGGGTTCATTGTGAAGCTGAAGTTTTCGCGCAATCCCGCCACCACGCTGCTCAAGTTCATCTCCAGCCCGGTGGCGTTCGACGAGGTGGAGGTGTCGTTCGACAGTCAACCGAAAACGACCCGGCTTGTGCTGCCTGGGGCAGGTGGCGATGAGGGGGCAACGTTCGAGTTCGGGCTGCATCTGAACGTGGGCAGCACGATTGCCAAGGCGCGGCTGTTCCACCTCGGATCGGCTACGGTGACGCTGCGCGAGCTGTTGGATGGTCGGCTGGGTTGTCACAAGCGTTGCCCCGTTCGGCTGGCAGCGGATGACATTCTGCTCGGTACGCTGACGATCCGCATGCAGCTCGGTCGACGGGGGCTTCACTTTGGATCGGAGCTGATCGACGCTGTAACGGGCAACGAAGACAATGTTACGTTGGAAAGTGATTCGAGCGACTCGAGTGAGGATTCGTGGGATGGTCCTGAAGCGGAACCGCTACCTAGCCGCCGGCCACTGCATTGCTCACACGCTCACAACAGACCACGCTCTTGCGGGCATCAGGCCGCTAGGGGAACTCACCACCTTCGCTCTCATGGACTGTTTCCAAGCGCTAGCTGGACGTGTACCGGACACACCGGATGTCCCTCGGAGCAGCAACGCCAATCATCGAACGCTTCGGAAGATCAACAATCACATTCCGCCGCTGgcaagcaacaacagcagcccaACGAAGCGTCAAAGAACGATCGAAATGGCGCACCGGATCGTCAACAAGCGGGCCCGAACGCAATGGAAACGGAAACAAGTGCCCCCGCCGAGCGGGTGAAACTTCTCCACGGCTTGCTTCATCTCGGGCAGCTACGATCGGTACCGGCGGGCGATTACTTCCTCGTGTCCCATCCCTTCTGGACGGAGGATACGACCACGCTCACGTCGGAACTGTGCCCCGAGGGTGGCAACTTTAACTATCTGCGCACGTTCCCCGTGCTCGCCGATGGCGCGTTTATCGAGCGCGTTCGCAACCAGCACATGGTGGTGGAGCTGTGGCAGAAGCCGCGAGGCGAGCCGGAAAAGCTGCTCGGCCTGACGCGCCTTCCCCTGCACCAGTTCTACATCGCGTTCCGTGATGCGCAGCTGAGCGAGCATTTGTCGCACGCCAAGTTGCCGGTCATTTCGATTGACGGTTGGAGCGGTATTGGGTCACCGTTGGCGGGTGAGCCGTGCGGCGACATTCAGGCTATTCTGGCGATCGGGACGGAGGAGCAGATTGAACACTTTAAAGCGATGCGCAATCTACAGCACGTGTCGGCGGATGTTCCACGCTCGCTGGCGCATGCACCACGCGTCACAGTGCCAACGGCAACGACGGCAAGCTCTCCGACACGCCGCATCTATCCGCGGCCGGAGCACAAATCGATTCAAACGATGAGCAGCGGCACCAAGCAGCCGCAAACGTCCGAGGTAGCGAACATGCTGTCCGCATTCATCGAAAACCTTGCGCAACGGTTGCCCATTTCATCGGAGCGCAGCACCGCGCCAAGCTACGATCACAGCAACGCGGCGGCCGATCAACCAATGGACGGCACGCACGTTGGTTCACCGCACTCGAACGCTAATAGGCCTCAGCTGCGCAAAACGGCCGACCTGCTGGACAATCTGCAGAAGGCACTGTCACAGCGACCGTCCGCTGCCGCCCTGGAAGGGTTGGGTGGGTTGGGCGGTATGGCTTCGCTGCTCGGCGCTGCTTCCGGTGGTGCACCGCGGGCGGATCAAACGCCACCGGCAGCGGGTGCCGGAACGGCCAGTGGACAGCCTCACGATGCTACGACGGTTCCGGTGACGAAGCAGGAGGATGATCATCCTCCGACAGCCATGTCTTCGGCAGACCAACCAACCGACTCGACGGAAAGCTCTTCCTCCTGCTCCGAGAGTAAAGCGTCGCCAAGCGGTGAAACCAGTGCAGCGCCACCGATCGATGAGTGTAAAGTGTTTCGCGTCGCGATCGAAATCGAGCAGGCGGTCAATCTGCCGAAGCTGACCATCAGCAAGAAGTATGCGAAGCGGCACAAGAACCGCAACGTGCCTGTCGACACGCTCGAGCTGGAGCCGAGCGCGTACGCCACGTTCGAGGGCTACAATCTGAAGCCCGGCATGCCGAACACGGTGAAATCGCACGAGGGCATCGTGTACACGACGCACGTGCTGGAGCGCAACTGTGCGCCCGGGTGGCAGAAACGGTTCGAGGTGCAGCTGCCGGTTGATCTGATGATGAAT GATGAGAAACGATTCATATTGAAAGTTTGGCGCAAAGCGGCACTGAGCGATGCGCCCAAATGTCGGCTGCTGCCCGCCCCGATGGAGGACGCCGTGATTGGGTTCTGTGCGATCGATCTGAGCGTGCTGCTGTCCGGCATGCCGTACATCCTCGGCTGGTACAACATTATGGACTTTTCCGGGCGCTGCAACGGACAAATTAAG GTGAACGTACAACCGCTGGAAAACGTGCAAGTGTACAAAACGCTCGACGAGCAGATGAACTTCCAAATACCGCTCTCGATCGACGTGGACTGCAGTGCGGTCGGGCTAGATGCGGCGGCGAGCAACACCTCGCTCAGCCGTGCCCTGAAGCGCAAGTTTACCGAGCTGGAAGAGATCACCGAACGGCTGAAGGCGCGACTGTTCGACGTGACCGGCGATGACGAGGCTGATGACGATGGTGATGCGGACGGCGATCCGGACGATGAGTTCGAGCGCGATCTCAACACAGAAGCGgcagaggaggaggaagaggacgaTGAACTGTGGGCCGATCAGTTCGGAGATATGTCGAACCAGAAGCGCAACAGCCAGTATCCGAACGGTGCGCTAACGCTAACGACCAACACCTCGTCCTACTCGATGTGCGCTACGGATCGGAGTGTAAGCGAGCGTCCCGAACGTAGCCTTACCGGCTGCTCGAACCGGCAGCTGCAGCTGGAGGAGTTGCTCCAAACGCACGACATCGACACGCTGATCAATCCGGCCATCATGAAGAATCTCCTCAATCCGTCCAACTCGGACGAAACGCCTCCGCTGGCGGTGGACGATGGTGGTGCGACCGATGCCGACATGAGTGACGGGAATGCATCCTCCCGATCGTCACTGCTGCCGAACGATGAGGCGAAGCTGCAGCAGGAAGCGAATGGAGCACCGCCACCGACGGGCGACGTGAAGGTGCGACAGATCGCGTCCGCCCTGCAAAggacaaccatctccgacgcGAACTGTGGCGGCATGAACAAATGTCGGGAAGCGCCCGAAGGCGAACCGATGAAGAAGGACGTTAACAATTAA